The following proteins come from a genomic window of Perognathus longimembris pacificus isolate PPM17 chromosome 12, ASM2315922v1, whole genome shotgun sequence:
- the Ptp4a3 gene encoding LOW QUALITY PROTEIN: protein tyrosine phosphatase type IVA 3 (The sequence of the model RefSeq protein was modified relative to this genomic sequence to represent the inferred CDS: deleted 1 base in 1 codon), with product MARMNRPAPVEVSYRNMRFLITHNPTNATLSTFIEDLKKYGATTVVRVCEVTYDKAPLERDGITVVDWPFDDGAPPPGKVVEDWLSLLKAKFCDDPGSCVAVHCVAGLGRAPVLVALALIESGMKYEDAIQFIRQKRRGAINSKQLTYLEKYRPKQRLRFKDPHAHKTKCCVM from the exons ATGGCCCGAATGAACCGC CCCGCCCCGGTGGAGGTGAGCTACCGGAACATGCGCTTCCTCATCACGCACAACCCCACCAACGCCACGCTCAGCACCTTCATCGAG GACCTGAAGAAGTATGGGGCCACCACCGTGGTGCGCGTGTGCGAAGTGACCTACGACAAGGCCCCGCTGGAGAGAGACGGCATCACCGTGGTG GACTGGCCCTTTGATGACGGGGCACCCCCGCCCGGCAAGGTGGTGGAGGACTGGCTGAGCCTGCTGAAGGCCAAGTTCTGCGACGACCCAGGCAGCTGCGTGGCCGTGCACTGCGTGGCGGGTCTGGGGAG GGCTCCGGTCCTGGTGGCGCTGGCCCTCATCGAAAGTGGGATGAAGTATGAAGATGCAATCCAGTTCATCCGGCA GAAACGCCGCGGGGCCATCAACAGTAAGCAGCTCACCTACCTGGAGAAGTACCGGCCCAAGCAGAGGCTGCGGTTCAAAGACCCGCACGCACACAAGACCAAATGCTGTGTGATGTAG